The DNA region GGAGGAAAGGCAGCGCTCCCAGAGGCATCTTCGCACGGCGGCAACAGCAGAATCTCTTGATTCCCCTGACCCCTCCAAAGCTCTCCTGCCACAGAAATCTGCACCTCCCAGTACAGCGCATGCTCGACCTTGACACAGTACGTCGTAAAGCTAGGCAGAACCGTCGGGTTGGTCGTGCTGCAGCTCAGACGGTGTCTCGGCGCACTCGTGAACCGGCCCCTGGCATCAACCTGCACGCCCATCACGGCGCCCAGGTCGAGCGGTTCCTCGTTTGGGCCACATGGGAGCACGACAGTCCCCTCGACGGGCCTGAGGAAATCGCTGATCTGGGACAAGGGAAACTTCTGCGTCTTGCTCGCCAGGTAAGGCTCCGGCTTGTCCGGGCAAATGACGCTGGTGGTCGTTCGCAGCTCCAGCCCGGCGAATTTCAACGACACAGTCCGCGTCACGTTTTCAATGACGTCGCTGGTCTTCTCCTTGTTCGGGGTAACGTGGACCAACAACGGTATTGTCGACATGCTGCCCAGCTGGAAGACGGTGGGATACTGAACGTGGAGCGTGTAGTGGAAAGTCGGCACCTTGGATGACCCGAACAACCTCAGCGTCTTGTGTCTGAACGACAGCTCTGCCGTCTCCATGCCCGGCATGAGCCGCTGGCTGCTGACACTTCCGGCCACTTTTCGCGTCATGAGCCGGAGGTCGCTGatgggcggcgccggcgacggaggcgggGAGACTCTCACAGGCAACGCGGCCTGGACTACTTTGCTCCTCTTCCCATGCTCCACCAGCTCAGCCTGGATCCAATACTCCACAAACCCCTGCCAATGCTTGCTGGACCCAGAGTGATCGTAATAAAACGTCCCAGGCAACGGCTGCGCAGGgacgcccgccgcggcctcaGCGGCTCCCGGCGGACGTAGAAAACACGCCTTCCTCGCGCTGTCCTCTTCGCTGGCGTTTACCAACCCAGCATCGGTATGCGTCGGCAGTTCAAGCGTGAACGGCCAAGACTGGCTGTTGCCATCGCCGGGGCTTACGTCGACAGGGCCCtcgtggacgacgtcgacaacggCAGAGTCGGACCAGAGGTTGAAGCGGCTGCGGTAGTATATCATGCCGTTGTCGCCATCGGAGACGGCGAGCTTCGCCTTggcgcggccgaggaagcgAACGCTGACGGTGGCCAACGGAGCGGCGATCTCGCTTTTGCGTATGATGTGGCCGAGAATAACGCTGCCTGGATGCAACAGTGTTCCggggtcgaggagctggatgGAGAGATCATCGTTCCCCTGCTTTCGAGTGGGCGGCATGACAAGAAACCGTTGGCGCAATATCAATCTACAGGATCAATAAGGAGATGAATGACTAGAAGATGTTGCACACAGACACATCGTTACGTCCATATAAAGGATCGTCGAAGTCATGGGATGGTTGGGAACGGACCCTATTGATTAAATTGCCGCACAACATCTGCAAGTAAGCGCCGAGCCAACGGGCTTCAGCCGCAGACAACAGCTGAAATGGAGATACACGTGGCCCAGCGTTGCGTTGTGTATCGTCCGAATGAAGTCTTGGCTTCATTCAGCCTTCGCCTCACGGGGCAAAACCAGCGGCGCAGCAGAACGAATGCTGCCCTCTTCCCTCCACCGCCCCATCTAGGCAGAATTTACATACAGATTGTTGACTTCTACCTCCCTTACCCACAGGTTCCAAGgccgcatcatcgaccaccTGGTGGTCTGGTCGGATCCGGCGCACTCTTCCCTGCTCAACCCCTttacaccaccaccacctgtGGTCCCGGTAACTCCTTGGAGCATCAACGCCGTGGTCTGAATGCCGGCATTCTTCTGCGTGTAGACCGCGCGCATCACGGCCAGCTCGATGCGGTCTGCCACGACTGTGAACCCGTGCCCGCGCATCAACGTGACTTTGTTACCGTCGTCAAAGTGCTTCGCCAGCGCGGCCCCCATGGCTTCCGTGCGCACCAACAGGTCAGGGTGGTCGTCCTTTTGCATGtggtcggcggcatcgaaCACCGGAAGGCCGTCGGGGCCGAGGAAGCCGCACATGTGGCTGACGGCTCGGAGAGGGACGCCCGAGATGGTGTAGGGGACGACGGCTTCCGAGTGGCTGTGGACCACGGCGTTGACTTCCGGGTGCCGCTTGTAGATCTCCGAATGGATTCGCCTCTCTGCGAAGCCTGGTAGGGTGTTCTCCTGCACCGGTTCCGCGTCTTCGACCTTGTACGCGATGAGGTCTTCGGGCGAGGACACCTGGGCCGGGGCGATGTTGAGAGACATGACGAACGTGTCCGGACGGAACGGGTGGCGGAATGAAAGGTGGCCGTACGCGTCGACGACTTGGTGCAAGTGTAAGATGTGAGAGCCGTCGATGAACTTCCGGAAATGGCCTTGAAGAGCAGCGCTCCGCTGGAGAGAAGACATGTTGCGTTGGGGCGGCAGTGTGTTGTTTGTCTTTTGCAAAGATTCCAAAACACCGATGAGGATTGGAGACGGAGTGATGGCGTCGAACGCGGGGGACCAAGCGCCAACACCAATCTGGCCAGCCTCTGGGCCCGATCCAATCATCGGATGATGATCTCACGCAAGTTTGACTGGTTCGCGGATCGCCCAGTTTCGGGAATATGGAGGCGATACCAAGAGCGAGCGAGATGTACAGGTTGACATGTCAGAAACCAACTCTACATCGTCTTAGTTAACGTTAATTCTTGCTCAATGATACTTTTGCCGCGGGATAGTT from Colletotrichum higginsianum IMI 349063 chromosome 4, whole genome shotgun sequence includes:
- a CDS encoding Class II Aldolase and Adducin domain-containing protein — its product is MIGSGPEAGQIGVGAWSPAFDAITPSPILIGVLESLQKTNNTLPPQRNMSSLQRSAALQGHFRKFIDGSHILHLHQVVDAYGHLSFRHPFRPDTFVMSLNIAPAQVSSPEDLIAYKVEDAEPVQENTLPGFAERRIHSEIYKRHPEVNAVVHSHSEAVVPYTISGVPLRAVSHMCGFLGPDGLPVFDAADHMQKDDHPDLLVRTEAMGAALAKHFDDGNKVTLMRGHGFTVVADRIELAVMRAVYTQKNAGIQTTALMLQGVTGTTGGGGVKGLSREECAGSDQTTRWSMMRPWNLWVREVEVNNLLILRQRFLVMPPTRKQGNDDLSIQLLDPGTLLHPGSVILGHIIRKSEIAAPLATVSVRFLGRAKAKLAVSDGDNGMIYYRSRFNLWSDSAVVDVVHEGPVDVSPGDGNSQSWPFTLELPTHTDAGLVNASEEDSARKACFLRPPGAAEAAAGVPAQPLPGTFYYDHSGSSKHWQGFVEYWIQAELVEHGKRSKVVQAALPVRVSPPPSPAPPISDLRLMTRKVAGSVSSQRLMPGMETAELSFRHKTLRLFGSSKVPTFHYTLHVQYPTVFQLGSMSTIPLLVHVTPNKEKTSDVIENVTRTVSLKFAGLELRTTTSVICPDKPEPYLASKTQKFPLSQISDFLRPVEGTVVLPCGPNEEPLDLGAVMGVQVDARGRFTSAPRHRLSCSTTNPTVLPSFTTYCVKVEHALYWEVQISVAGELWRGQGNQEILLLPPCEDASGSAAFPPPAYEEPPADVESSDLAMVFEGGFGLIATSASSD